The genomic DNA GACGGTGTTGGTACAGAAGAAACCGCCCGTATCTTACCACTGGATACGTCGGCCAGTTCGCCCGGGAAGACGACCAATCCACACGTCCTCCTGGACGGACTATGATCCTCACAGCTGGGGACCAGCAGCTAGTTGGGATAACGATCGACGCAGCATGCGACAACACTCGGATCCTTACCGTTGGcacaaaaaacccaccaaTGGCAGCAGtaccagtagtagtagtagtagtagtagtgccgCCATGTCCAGTTCCCGGGCGTGATAATGCACACATGACCCATGACCTCGAAGCGTGCCAAGCGTGGACTGTGTGTTAAGGGTCTCGGATGTATCTGTGGGCCCGGGGTTTTTTAGTAGAACATTCCTTGTGCGCGGCGCCTtgtacacgcacgcacacccgCAACACAAATAGTCAATAACCttccaaaaaatcaaacaaacaaaccaacaaatcATTCCCGTATCGCATGACTGTAGCATGGCCTGTTTTAGCTTGTTTTAGTGCCGAACGTAATATAGTAATAGTACCTAGCTTATAGTCGTAGTACAACGAGACATAAGCGAACTAATTCCACTGCATGCATGTCGCCGCTGTCGTTCGGACGCTCGATTTCTAAACCACTCATCACTCTCGGTCGGTCTCATCGGTGAATTACTACCATCCATCCTCATCATCCACTACTGCCCCAAAAGCTGTTTAAGTAATGCCTTATTCTTCATACCTCTTTTTGCTGCATGTTGCATGAGATTTGCTTTTAGTGTGCGCGTGTCCTCTCGAACACTTCAAACACATTGCttccgagagagagagagagcgggatCGATCGATTCGTATTGTAAACATAATTAGTGTAATTTCGATTCAAGCTACCACGCACACAAGCTGGTGAAAGGTGAAGCAATTGATAGCCGCATGAGCGATGCGTGAGTGCGTGAATGGTAATAGATTTATTAGCCACCGGCCGGACCTAATGGACGACGAGCGAGCGGACGACGGAAGATTCACCGTACCCAGAGTGCAATAATAGTACGTAAATCCGGTGTTTGTGTACACAGCTGCCGGCGCGCCGATGatgttaaattgtaatttaGTCTGGACAGTGCCGCTAATTGCTCTAGGGGTCCGATCGCGCGATCCGTGAAAGCTCCTTTGACAATCGAGTACGACGAGAcaaggcgtgtgtgtgtttgtatgtgggATGTCTCGGATGAAGATCTTGTTTAGCGAGATGATCCACCAACCAGATCACTTTCACCCGTGCGTGGCGCATTTGATTTCGAGAAGCTTCAgatatgagtgtgtgtgtgtgtgtttgagcgaGATCGACCCTCCGGGTAGCTAGTAGTGGTCTAGTAAAGGTTAATAGATGTATGTATCGCTTCCCCTACGGAAGCAGTTGATTCTAGTGTGCTAGCTGTGTAGAGCAATAGTAATGGTGTTTTAAACGTATGGTAAGCATGTAGCGCGTAGCTTTAGGTGATCGATACGTGATAGTAAGAGGCGATAGATTTCAGCGTTAGTTAGTGAGTGCTTTGTGTAGGTAGCAAAAGGGGAGGATCGCGATCGCATGGACGAAGCAAGAACCTGTGTAAATCATTAGTCTGTAGTTTGTACCACATTTGGTAGTTCTGCTTGTACCTTCCTACTCGTCCGCGCAGTGGCGTCTTTAGCTGTAAGAACATGTTCCGTGTTGCATGTGGCGAACCGTTCGTCTGTACTGTATGTTGCATGATCGTACTGTAGAGTAGAGTagcccaaccaaccaaccatcgacCAACCGTGACTAACAAAACCAATAAAATGATTACGCTCTTACCGCAGCATGCTAAACTGCTATTGAACCTGTGAGTGAGTTTCTTGCTGTACAAATTGCGTCCGCATCATTTTGACTGTCCCTCTCCGCATGTcatcccccccccaccccctgcATGTTTCCCAGTAGCCTCTCTTTGCTAGCTTGCATGAATCTGTATGTGGTAGTAGCCTCTgtattccgattccgattccacCTCAGCAGCGTCACCCCGTCGCGCAGTGAAGTTTCGGTGCTGTTCTAGAAATATATCTATCTTCTTCTCATTGCAGCTACGCGTTCAAGCGTCCCGAGCTGCTGAAAACGAAGATGGGCACGTCCGGGTTCGTGGTGTCCACCAGCACGAAGGTGCTGACCGGTGGTGCTAGCGCCGCGTCCGGCGCATCGCAACGGACCCGCCCGGCGGGCACGGTCGTGTTGGGTTCGGGCGAAGCGAAAGCCAACGAACAGCTAACATCCCTCTTTGATCGCTATTCAGGGCACGCCGGTGTGGCGGAACCGATGACGGACGAGGAGTACCAGAACGAGCTGCACCGTGCCACGGAACGGACGGTCCCGCTGCGGACGACCACCCCGAAGGAGGGTCTGTCCACCTGGGTACTGCTGTCCGGTAGCGATTCTAGCGAGATGAAGAGTGAGTCTACGAGTACGACCTCGAGAAAGGTGATcagcacgacgacgacgacgacgactagtACGACACCGAAACCAACCACCAGCGCTACGAAACGATTCCAACCGTCTACCAGACGTGTCATGCAGACGACCACACCACGTCCGGGTAGAACAACCACAAGCCCCACGAGCATggaggagaagaaggaaaaacagaacaaaccgCTACCGAAGCAGAAGATCGCCTCGACCACTCTTAAGCCGGTGATCGTAAAGAAGGTTAAGAAACCGCTACCGACAACaactacgacgacgacgacaaccaccaccacgactACGCCCAAGCCAACAACTACCTCATCCCCAACGGTAACCACCGAGATGGTCATCACGGAGCAGAGTGCCTCCACGGTGGCGAACGATCTATCCGCACCCGTTACCGACGACAGCTCGCAGGAATCGTCCACCTTCCTGATACTGGAACCGAAGGACGCTCAGTTCGATCTGCCCGAGGATCGTTCCCCGTCCAAAACGGCACCCAGCAACGGTGGCAAGGTCGTGAAGAAACCAACACGCAAACCGAACGCCAAAGCCCCCGGTGGCACGAAGAAGAAGCCGGCCAACAAGAAAACGCGCAAACCGGAAGTGAAGGATGTGGTGGCGAATGATAAGAAACCGGGCAACAAGAACAAGCCCGTCTCGACGCAGATCATCAACTATTTGTCGCGCGAGGTAATGCCCACGGTCGGTGTGGGATTGGTTGGGTTGGTGATGGCGGCTGGGCTGGCGTCGTACTTCCTTGGCAGTCCGCTTGGTGCGTTGCGTCGATCGGACGATCGGAAGGATGATCTGTACTACTCGAACTACGAGGAGTACGCCGGACCGGATGGACAGAACGAGGAGGATGTGTTTGGGAAGCTGATTGCGGGTATGCCGGATCGGTCCTACTACCGCAACAATGCGGTGCGTAGACGAACGCAGGTACAGCAGCCGGTTAGGACGGGCCATCAGTACTACCATGTGCAGCCGTACTCTGCCAACAAGTACCCGCACATTACGTACCGCAATCGGGCTTATGGTGGAGCCGGTGGGCCGAGTGCTCCGGAAGCGATGTACACGAACGTGAACCGACCGACCCAGGGACAGTCGCCGGTGCAGGCTCAGAGTCAAGCAAAGTCACAGAACGAGTTCTTCTACAACACCCCACCGACGCCTTATTACCCGATGCGAACGGTTTCGGTTGAGGCACCGACACGTCAACCGCAGTCGCCAGTGTACAGCTCGCCGTCCGTCTCAACGACAGCTAGCAGTACGGTGAGTCCTTCGACTACGGTCGATACTATCCCCGCGGCAGATCCAATCGCGGAGACCGAGCACGAAATGATGCCCCATCCGGAAGCGTACTCGTCCGAGCATAGTCCCGAGCATCATGCGCACTATGTCGTAGGGACGAGCTACTCGGACAGCATGCTGGACATGATCAACTCGGCATCGGTTCCGGAGCACGGACCGAGAAGAAAGCGCCGAGCGCCGGTGGATTCGGACGAAGACGTTGAGTTTGAGAACGAGATCGATGTGGATGAGGATCGTCCGAAGGAGGACCACCCATCCGCTCAGTCGTCCCATTCTGGGGAGGTGACGGAGCTGAGCGTCCAGGAGGGTGAGACAACGACGACGGGTACGGCGGGAGAAAGTGCGGAAACGACAACGGAAGCGCAGCGGTACACGTGGGGTGATTTTATCCGAAACACGGTCGAACGGAAGGTGGCAATGGGCATCCATTTCCTTCAGTACGTCACCATGGACTTTCAGCGATACCTGAACGGTGTACACGATCGGTtccagcaccatcatcagaCCAATCACACCAGCTCGACTGAACAGTAGTCGACAGCCGTGTGGCGTAGAGcattagcacacacacacaggttcGGAACCTACTCACTATGGGATTGAGGATAGAATTCTCGACATGCGAGAGCTCTCTTCTGATTTTGTAGTAACCGAGAACCACGATCGTTTGTATCGATCACCGATCAAAACATTCAAACCTTCACCGCACCAACATACGCAGCAGGGAATCAGAGCGTTGCACCCGTATATTTATTGCttatgaacacacacacacacacacgataaaGTCCCATCATCGGCTACTTGGATGTAAGCGTGTGGTGATTTTATCGAAGTGGATACTACGTTTCTAAGGGTGGGCTTCGTTCTACGGTTATAATCTCGTGCTTCTGCCACTTTCCAGCAGAGGGCGTAACTATGCACTGGGGAGATATTGCATCCGAAAGTAAGAGAAACACGCAGCAGCATTAGTATTACGTGTTTTTTACGCATTTATTTACAAATCCGTACAGGATGGTGTAACGCgagacgcaaaaaaaaagcataaaaccagtgaacaaataaaataaaatctacatcaacaacaacgcgGCGATTTTTTCGGGGCCGGTTGGGAGCAAACACAAGCCTCCAATAATGCTCCCTGtcccaaaagaaaaaccctattttttatatattaCTTTTAAAACGTACGTacagaaataataaataaattatctcATCTCATCACTGAGAGTGTTTGCGCGGCTACTATTTCTTTCGCCCGAGAACCATCGGTGCCAGGATGGCCATGGTGGCCGGTACCATACCAGCTCCAACCGCGGCCAGCACCGCCGAACCGTCCTGCGACGCGTCGCGCCTCATCAGGGAGAAGGTTTGCGCTGAGGACGTCACCGTGCCcgaatgcttcttcttcttgtgccCCACGAGACTGTTGCCCGCAGAATGCTGACCCTTGCGTTtattcttctgctgctgctgctgctgctgcttgaccGCATCCTCAACCGTTTGCGTCGAGGAGGACACCTCAATCAGACCGTTGTGCGAGGTGGTCATATCGATGGCGTTCTTCATCGGTAGCACCGTCAGCTTTACCGTCTGATGGCTTGTCGAAGTAGCTGGCGAAAAGGTGATCGCTCGCTGTCCGTGACGTCGCTTCGGGTACTGGTAGCCCTTGGTGGTGGAGATGAGCACCCATTCGCCAGTGCCCCGTTCCGGGTAGGATACGGGTTTCACGCGCTGGCTTTGTGGCGTGTTGTCCACACCGTAAcccgcttgctgctgctgctgctgcccgggaCGATCATGAGCAAATTTGGGAAAGTTTGCCGGACGGCCGTCGGTAATGATGTCGCGATTGGAGGTGCTCGGGGTAGGATTAGGATCGTGGTACGCTTTCATCGAATCGTACGGATTGCTGGAATGAAGCGGCTGATCGTACCAGGCGTCAGGCTGCGGTTGCGATGCGGACGGCCTATTGCTATCCGCATCCGGGCGCTCGCTGTAAAGCGTTACGGTAGGACGTCTCCGGTTGTAGAGTGATTCGGTGGGTGGTGCAGAGGTGGGTGGCAACCGGTTCACCGGTGATCTATTGTCGGCTGACGACCCACCGTACCCGTAACCATCGTCTGCATCCCCGCCGTAATAGCTCGACGCACCGATAGAGCCCGACGTAGCGAGGGGTTTGTACTTGGGAGTTTCTTCGCTGGCGAGCGAACCGGAGTTCCAGTACTTGTCGTACGCGTGCTGCTGCACTGTCGCCACCTTCCCCGGTGGTTTCTTGCTCAACTCCGATCCTGTGGCGTGCCACTTTGATACCTTGCTCTCCGACCACGGCACAGCTTCGAGCGTCACCCAACCGTCCTTAATGTTCCACGGGTGGTTTTTGTGGCCGGTTTGGGGAGGCTGTGGCTGATAGCTTCCCGTCAGGCCTGCCTCCTGGTACCACCGCTTGTTGGTGTTGCCGTTGCCCGTCACATGCCGCTCGTGTGTGTCGTTAAACACAAACTCATCCTCCACCTTTGGCTCATCCTCCGGCGGCGGTACGCGATCGCTGGCGGCGGCAGCACTCTCGTCGGCCTCAATCGCTCCCAGGTGTGGATGCTTGTGCCGGTACTGATTCTCGTCGTCCGCCGCGCCTCCCGGCACCAGCTCGTTCTGGTTTCGGTTAATGTTGCTGTTCAGCATCGTGATCTCGTTCAGGCGCTTTCTCGTGGCGGAGTCAGCGTTGCGCAGCTTCTCCGAGTACTCCTTGAGAAATTTGTTCAGCAGCTCGGGTGAGTAGAGCGTTTTACGGGTACCGGTCGTCTGTTCGGCAGACTGCTGGGCGTGCGGTCTGCTCACGCTTAGCCCGGTACTGGTCCGGAAGCTTGTCGTCGGTCCACCGTTGGGTAGTTGCACCTCCTTTGGGAATGTGTCCAGCCGGTGAGTATTGCTCGCAGCACGATCGTACGGATCGGTTGCTTCGATGATCGTGATCGGTTTCGATCCTGGGACCTCAATTTCGTACGTGGTGTAGTTCTTCGACGCCATGATGAGCTTCGGCGAGTTGGTAAAGTGTATCGTTTCGGTCTGAACCCATCCGACCGCTAGGGCGCACGTCCACAACACCAACCTACACCACCACGAGGGACAGCACTTGCCACTCATTTTCCCGAGACTCGACACTCGTGTTCTTATAAGTTCTTCTCTCGTAGCCACAGGAATCAGATCTTctaattacacacacacactcacgcacacacgcgcacgtcACCGATCCCCCGAGTTCTGTCGCTGTCTGACGCTAGCTCGCCGTCTAATCAATACTCGCACATCGCGACACCGCGCGACGACTGAAGTGGTGCGCTGACTGGTTGTCCTACTAATATAGTTGACTTTGTTGGGCAGCCGCACGCTTCAGTGTTCAGCGatcgggcgcgcgcgcgcgggaAAAACGGTTTGCCGAGCTCAGCTGGCTGGAACGAGCCACGCCACAACATTGAAGCATCTCGTCCGCCAGGTTGGTGCCATTTCTCTCACCCCACCTCAGACGTGCGTCCCGGACAGGAAAGCagaagaggggggggggggggggggtgaagaAAATTGCATCCAGCACACACCGCGTAAGCTGCCGTCGGCCGTGTTGATGGAGGATGTCTTTGGTGACCGTGCATGACTTGCTGAAGGCGCCGTCAAGAGCACCGCGCGCGACAAAGAGCCCGAgattgaaaatggaaaaagggCAAAAGCTCTCACCCGCTCTCTCACGCCCGAGAAAGAACTAATTTCCAATCTTTCTCGCTCACGAACGCGCGAAGGGCGCTTACAGACCGCGCGTGTAAAGGTGAAAGTATCGAACCCTTTTCCTCCGCCCGAAACGGCCGAAAGGACCGTTTTTCCTGCGCGGTTCGATCTAGTACGGTCCCGAGCCTAGAAATGGGAGCATTCGTTGACCTCGGGGCCAACCAAACGTCACGTCATGGCCGCGAGTGGGCGTTACGTTTGTTTTGCCTTAACGGTGCCTACCACCGATGACAGTGCAGAAGCAACCGGTTCAATTGAGCAGGGAAGGAACTCACTGGGTTTCTTCTTAAATCCACCTTCCCTCGTGAGAACGGATTTATTTTCCaacttgtgtttgtgtgtgtgttttttcgtaGGGAAAGATTTGGCTTAATTCACCTACAGGCGGAGAAGAATGATCGttgttaagaaaaaaaacaattgcaaTTTGCACTTGCTCTCACTTTTCACTTGCCGAGGCGTGAAAAATTATGCTACAGTAATGTGCGTCAAATCGTTCACGGCCGTCACGGGACGGCGATCTTAATGGTGACAATATTTACTCAACAATTCATTTAGCcgcccctccccctcccccccctcgaGTGGACGAATTATGTTGTTATGCTTTCACTGATCGTGCATACTGTGTTTGTGCGAGGGTGAACATGCAATTATGCATGCAAGCGATCTAATTGGAATTTGCACGTGATCGCACCATAAATCactgaagaagaagcaagtgatataagttaaaaaaatatatccagaaaataaaataaaaagggcTGCAATTATTTATACCTTGCTTACTAGTGACATTATCGTAGCAAGGCCCTTGAATCGAGGATTTTGTAATTTACATTTCAAACTGCTCTAGTTTGGGACAACTCCTCGATGTCTTATGTTAGCTCCAGTGTGAATTACTCTTGCGAATTAGGCCTTATCTGTTCCCTGAATGTCCTTACTGTTTAATTCAACTCCATTCATCTAGCCGTTAAATTACTTCCAGCCAAACACCTGGAACATCGTAAGTTCTGTTGACTACATTTAGGCGCCTTATGCCTTATTTTTTGCGCATGTTATAATTTCCTTCACAATTCCTTTCAGCCATTTTATTACACTACAACTGAAAACGAAAAAGGCAAATATCTCCGAAATGGCATTACGTTTTCTTCATTTGGTCTACAATCATGAGAGATCTCGGTCTGCTATCACTTGACTCCTTGACGAGATTGGATGTGCAACGAACTATTTAAATGCAGCCCTATAACAACCAAATTGCCAGAAAACAATTGATTTGCCATTTCTTGCGTTTAAAAACAGTAAATCTGCAAAATTTTAACATCCAAAAGGAACTTGAAGCTTTGCTTGCTGCTTTacccctaaatgtatgcaatcgcaTGTTTCGATGAAGCATTTATCTCAGACACACAGCAAAGCTTTTACGTCACCGCTTACTAGCGCCACCTAGTGGCATTAAGCGGGAAGCTCCGatggaatttaaattttgtgaaggcatttttgaaatttgaatatCGTACTTATGAATTGattataacaattttttaatggATCTAAATAAAGTTAAATATGAAATTTCGTTCCGTCTaaagtttaaacaaaaaatcgtacAATACCCATAAACAATCGAACCACTGATTGGTGGCTAGCTGTTTCACGCAACTTCCCTAACGAATAAATCATTACGGCCGTCCCTTGCACGATGCCCCATTCAGCGTAAAACGATGCCGTATCTGCAATCGAACCCTAATCGAACACCtcgagagcgcgcgcgcgcgcacacgcgGGAGAGCAATAAACAATCGGAAAGCATCTCGGCACCACCACACGTGGTGTGCGCGTGGAGGATGAGCCACGAAGAAACGGTCCAGCCGCACGAACCAGGGAGACAAACTACAAAAgatacaacagcagcaacaacaagcagaagaagagaaaaaaacattccgcGTAACTTTCACTCAATCGACGGACTGCGGCCCGGTTCGACACGAAAGTAATCAATAGAACCGGAAAATGGACGTGTTACTACTTTTAcaacccaccccccccccccctctgcATGACAGTAAATAAAaagcacagcaacaaaaaatcgccCCCTTCCGAAGGTGGAAGGTTCCTAACGCGCCCGATTAGGCTATTACGAAACGAATTGGCCCCGAAGCGAGCGGGCAAAGTAAAGCGAGAAGGGAAATAATTATCGAACGAAATATGCGTGAGAAAAATATGTGGTACAACGCCGATGTTAACGCCTGATGCACCGGAAACGATTCGGTGGTGCGAGGTCTGCAAGGGCACCGAGGGCATGGTCGCGCGCGCCAAAGTCAACAAACCCGCCGGGGCCGGTGCTGCTCATTTGCCAAGGACCTCACGGCCACGGTTCGTGTCGGGATGTCGGTACGAATGTTTGACGTTCGCTTTTGACGTTGAAAAGTGTCCGTAGAGTAGTCGGCTTTTGCCAATGAcccacacataaacacacctGGCTGGATGGTGTTGACGGGTGCACTCATTAGGGCGCATCGGATGCCTTTTGGCGGGTGTAATGAGATTGCTTTCGAGCGAAGAAAATACCGCTTCGCGTTTCGCTAACGAAGCGTAAACGTGGAATTGAACTATCAGCCAGAGACAGAGTGCTCGATGGAGTCGTTCGCAGCCGTTTGGAGGAAATTATGTCAACGCTGCGTCGAATCCACCATCAGCGTCAGGATGTTTGCTTTGGCTTACCTTGTATTACGTACGGTGCGACACATTTCCTAGGCGTTGATCTTAATGGAACAATGATGCAATTGCACACCGATGCACGAAACAATAGGGCACCGGCGTGAAGCGTCCCGCAGCGTGTCGCTTTCAATGGCCCACAGTTCGGCAGACGAAGGTCCAACAATAATGCGGTCGGTCCCGGCGATGCGACATTATGCTTTATTTATGCTGCGTTCGGGTGCTTGATGGCTGAGCACTGCTATTGGGTACTGTTTTTGCTTACTGAAGGGTATCATCTTGTTTTGCATTATAAAATCGCAACCACCGCACAACGATGCTCTTAATCGCACAGTGACAGCTGGAGGACACACacagtagcaacagcaaagGATCAGAATCGTAGCGTGCTTTGAGTGAACCGCCATCTAGCAGAATTCTTGCGAAGCTTCACGTGAAATGTTCTAATCGTGTACGGGGGCCATCCAAAAAACGATGCGTTGTGCTTTATCCTTCCACTCACCGGTGGTAGTGTTAGTGTGTGTTTATCTCTCCGTACACTCGGTCCGAGCGATCGAAGTGCACGAAGATGTCAACGAGAACGGTCCGATCGGTGTACATCTACGTGTAAACGCAAGCATTCCGCATACCGACAACGCAACAGTGCCGCTGGTTAATGAACGCAATGTAAATGACCTACCAGCACCACCTGCTCAGCTTCatcgccaccagcaccaccacacgGCCACCACCGAGGGAGAGCAGCAGTTGCTGGCGGTTGCAAATAATTTCACTGCATTTCCCAGCAATCATAAACAGCATTCCGGAGCGAGCACAGCAGTGCACGGGCAAACGTCATCGCCATTAACGACGGAAGTTGTTGCAATCGCTGGCATAACTTCCTTCTCGTCGCCCTCGCcggccaccaccagcaccccAACCACAACCCTGCCACCGCCACCCCTACCTTCCGCCGGGTTATCGTCCTTCCGAGCATCGTACGtatgcaaaacacaaacacacaatggACACTACCGGAGCTACAGGTtatagggtgtgtgtgtgtgtgtgtgtgtgtgggaaatcCGGGGAAGAAGTGGAGAGCAAAAATTCGCGCATTAATACGCGGATCTAACACGCTACACGACGATTCGGTTTATTATTTCATCACACATTACGGCTCCCAGCAGCTCCCAGCAGTAGCAGCTGACGGGCTGGCGGAAGATGCGATCGGAAATCATATTCGGATGCGAGATCGgtgatgtttgttgtttgctgttggcGATCCTTCAATTTGCTGGTGGCTCGTTGGGAAACAGCACCGCCGTACACGTGATCGATTCGTGTACGCCGAGAAAGGATGCACACAGtcgaaacaatcgaaaacGGGGCTGGGGGGTAAATTGTCTTTCCCCTACGTGCCCACCCATGGGGCCAATTGGTATGGCATGGCATGATTGCAGAAAAGAaatacacacatgcacataggcacacacacacacacacacacacacacacacacacacaccccgatGCACGGTACAATACGCGTGGTGTTAAATGGATTGCGTGTACCCGGGGCTGTGGTTTGTGTGCTGTGCCTGTCGGTAAAACAAGGGTGGAACGATGGTGGCCAAGCGATGGATGGAGAAgagcagcaagcaagcaaacgaaCCAAAAGAAAGACATCATCAAGAGTGAAGCCTTAAAGAAAGTGATACACTTTCACTGTTATCGCAGCGCGTTCGTGCCACACTGATGAGGCGGTGGTGTATGCACggtttgggggtttttttgtggctgTTTAATGGAATTTATTGTTTAGAGAGCTGGGTATTCAATCCGCAGGTCTGAATATTCAGCTATCGGTACAAACTCATGGCATAGAGCGAGGGGAGGACCTCTGTGGAACCTTAAATAGATATTGTTTAGAGAGATAAAACTAGGCGAATTATAACGCTTTAGTATTACATCTACTTGAACTTAACTTGAACTTGAAGGTAGGAGAGGTGCGACACTTTGCCAATAGCCTGATACATAATACTTCAGGCCGATTACACAGTCCGATTGCTTAGTATAAAAAGTGTGTAATACTGTAATCTCTTAACCACTTTGGCTGACTTTTCTGGTCTGTGTGatttaattagcctgaaactaGTTTTGCCACGAGGATACGGTCCGAATGGAATTTGATACCAGTCCATAATAAATATCCCTAATTAAAAGAGAATTTTTAACCAACATGATTTTGTTGGTCATAAAGTCAAGAAACCTTTGCCTTGATGGTAGGTTACCATGGTTTACTGGAGGCTTATTTGACCAccccattttccaccatttctggctacTTTGACTGTTTATTT from Anopheles stephensi strain Indian chromosome 2, UCI_ANSTEP_V1.0, whole genome shotgun sequence includes the following:
- the LOC118505748 gene encoding uncharacterized protein LOC118505748; this translates as MSGKCCPSWWCRLVLWTCALAVGWVQTETIHFTNSPKLIMASKNYTTYEIEVPGSKPITIIEATDPYDRAASNTHRLDTFPKEVQLPNGGPTTSFRTSTGLSVSRPHAQQSAEQTTGTRKTLYSPELLNKFLKEYSEKLRNADSATRKRLNEITMLNSNINRNQNELVPGGAADDENQYRHKHPHLGAIEADESAAAASDRVPPPEDEPKVEDEFVFNDTHERHVTGNGNTNKRWYQEAGLTGSYQPQPPQTGHKNHPWNIKDGWVTLEAVPWSESKVSKWHATGSELSKKPPGKVATVQQHAYDKYWNSGSLASEETPKYKPLATSGSIGASSYYGGDADDGYGYGGSSADNRSPVNRLPPTSAPPTESLYNRRRPTVTLYSERPDADSNRPSASQPQPDAWYDQPLHSSNPYDSMKAYHDPNPTPSTSNRDIITDGRPANFPKFAHDRPGQQQQQQAGYGVDNTPQSQRVKPVSYPERGTGEWVLISTTKGYQYPKRRHGQRAITFSPATSTSHQTVKLTVLPMKNAIDMTTSHNGLIEVSSSTQTVEDAVKQQQQQQQKNKRKGQHSAGNSLVGHKKKKHSGTVTSSAQTFSLMRRDASQDGSAVLAAVGAGMVPATMAILAPMVLGRKK